One part of the Pseudomonadota bacterium genome encodes these proteins:
- a CDS encoding flavodoxin domain-containing protein: protein MKTLIAYATRYGCARKAAEALRDLMGGEVTLVDLKEDGDPDPGPFDAVIVGGSIQAGSVQRRVRAYCEKRSAELLGKRLGLYLCCMYEGEVAAKQLADAFPERLRNHATASGLFGGELDFERIGFVARLVVKKVAGVTESVFRFDDRAVQEFVRKMRD, encoded by the coding sequence ATGAAGACGCTCATCGCGTACGCGACCCGCTACGGCTGCGCGCGCAAGGCGGCAGAGGCGCTGCGGGATCTCATGGGCGGCGAGGTCACCCTCGTCGATCTCAAGGAGGACGGTGACCCGGATCCCGGGCCGTTCGACGCGGTGATCGTCGGCGGATCGATCCAGGCGGGCAGCGTGCAGAGGCGGGTGCGCGCGTACTGCGAGAAGCGGTCGGCCGAGCTCCTCGGGAAGCGCCTCGGCCTGTACCTGTGCTGCATGTACGAGGGGGAGGTGGCCGCGAAGCAGCTCGCGGATGCGTTCCCCGAGCGGCTCAGGAACCACGCGACCGCGTCCGGCCTCTTCGGCGGGGAGCTCGACTTCGAGAGGATCGGGTTCGTCGCGCGGCTCGTCGTGAAGAAGGTCGCGGGCGTCACCGAGAGCGTGTTCAGGTTCGACGACCGCGCGGTCCAGGAGTTCGTCCGGAAGATGCGGGACTGA
- a CDS encoding EcoEI R domain-containing protein, which produces MQEDKKKLSEEDICLRYLTPALEGAGWDKAQIRRSYTLTAGRVIVRGKLQTRGEKKFADY; this is translated from the coding sequence ATGCAGGAAGACAAGAAGAAGCTCTCCGAAGAGGACATCTGCCTGCGCTACCTCACCCCGGCGCTCGAAGGGGCGGGCTGGGACAAGGCGCAGATCCGGCGCTCGTACACGCTGACCGCCGGGCGGGTGATCGTCCGGGGCAAGCTGCAAACGCGGGGCGAGAAGAAGTTCGCGGACTAC
- a CDS encoding right-handed parallel beta-helix repeat-containing protein, which produces MTIVFRALCLVGGLSLAGCFDIGAVDLRDPDASDTDADTDTDTDVDTDTDTDTDTDTDSDSDTDTDTDTDECVSHSYQACGDGGDVHWFDSCDAEEEVAEDCPDVNGICVETSATTAACDCEVGWDFETGCTTCEGGYHGMECADLCAFRVDGSVDSSGDGANWSAAFQTVQEGIDAARSQIIAEADIDRCEVWVREGVYCVRVTAETDTVQLEPGVLVYGGFDGTEALRDERDFALNETVLSGHGATEPTLSVSHVVTGADDARLDGFTIRDGSAGNAMYGDDGGGMIVSGVSPTVANCVFRGNSANRDMEMDGGGGGAIFVDSGAPRIVDCLFESNVGNMGGAISTEGVSAPEIVGCVFKWNSAAGGFGGAIHSDYQGSVAVRDSVFFQNDASEGGAISVGAGGDATVEGSVFVENEGMGGGGIGVWGTSSVSVSGCEFVGNTSEWAGGGLRCSENGTCEIVDSVFTANACTDRGGAVQVGSNASSAASAAIASCVFAGNTALVGGAGLEVRAATTGADVTNCTFYGNTTPGDGAAIDNNDDAMLVVANCIAWGNAGTGDQIAQASTSMTYSDLEGFGSPGVDGNIAENPGFEVPDPETGTWSGSVFDEAHMQTELTVSTATWTPGELAGLFLQPDVGVDRLYRIAFNSANSIVVWGDLVTMLGDVSGMQFQLRDLRLGASSPCVDAANGTPAPDADILGNPRVDDPGVANTGTGSPVYADMGAYERQP; this is translated from the coding sequence ATGACCATCGTTTTCAGGGCGTTGTGCCTCGTCGGCGGCTTGAGCCTCGCGGGGTGCTTCGATATCGGCGCCGTGGATCTCCGCGATCCGGATGCGTCCGACACGGATGCGGACACGGACACGGACACGGACGTGGACACGGACACCGACACCGACACCGACACCGATACGGACTCGGACTCGGACACGGATACGGATACGGATACGGACGAGTGCGTCTCCCACTCCTACCAGGCGTGCGGGGACGGCGGGGACGTGCACTGGTTCGACTCGTGCGACGCGGAGGAGGAGGTCGCCGAGGACTGCCCGGACGTGAACGGGATCTGCGTGGAGACCTCGGCGACGACCGCGGCGTGCGACTGCGAGGTCGGCTGGGACTTCGAGACCGGCTGCACGACGTGCGAGGGCGGCTACCACGGCATGGAGTGCGCCGACCTGTGCGCCTTCCGCGTGGACGGTTCGGTCGACTCGTCCGGCGACGGAGCGAACTGGTCCGCGGCGTTCCAGACGGTGCAGGAGGGGATCGACGCCGCCCGGAGCCAGATCATCGCCGAGGCCGATATCGATAGGTGCGAGGTCTGGGTGCGCGAGGGCGTCTACTGCGTCCGCGTGACCGCGGAGACCGACACCGTGCAGCTCGAGCCCGGCGTGCTCGTCTACGGCGGCTTCGACGGCACCGAGGCGCTGCGCGACGAGCGCGACTTCGCGCTGAACGAAACCGTGCTGAGCGGGCACGGCGCGACCGAACCGACCCTCTCCGTGTCCCATGTGGTCACCGGCGCGGACGACGCGCGGCTCGACGGCTTCACGATCCGGGACGGCAGCGCCGGCAACGCCATGTACGGCGACGACGGCGGCGGCATGATCGTCTCGGGCGTCTCCCCGACCGTGGCGAACTGCGTGTTCCGCGGCAACAGCGCGAACCGGGACATGGAGATGGACGGCGGGGGAGGCGGCGCGATCTTCGTCGACTCCGGCGCCCCCCGGATCGTCGACTGCCTCTTCGAGTCCAACGTCGGGAACATGGGCGGCGCCATCTCCACGGAGGGCGTGAGCGCTCCGGAGATCGTGGGCTGCGTGTTCAAGTGGAACAGCGCCGCGGGCGGGTTCGGCGGCGCGATCCACTCGGACTACCAGGGATCGGTCGCGGTCCGCGACAGCGTCTTCTTCCAGAACGACGCGAGCGAGGGCGGCGCGATCTCGGTCGGCGCCGGCGGCGACGCGACGGTCGAGGGCAGCGTGTTCGTCGAGAACGAAGGGATGGGCGGCGGCGGCATCGGCGTCTGGGGCACCTCGTCGGTCTCGGTCTCGGGCTGCGAGTTCGTCGGCAACACGTCCGAGTGGGCCGGCGGCGGGCTGCGCTGCAGCGAGAACGGCACGTGCGAGATCGTCGACTCGGTGTTCACGGCCAACGCCTGCACGGACAGGGGCGGCGCCGTACAGGTCGGATCGAACGCGTCCTCCGCCGCGAGCGCGGCGATCGCGAGCTGCGTGTTCGCGGGCAACACGGCTCTGGTCGGCGGCGCCGGCCTCGAGGTGCGCGCGGCGACGACCGGCGCGGACGTGACGAACTGCACCTTCTACGGCAACACGACCCCGGGCGACGGCGCCGCGATCGACAACAACGACGACGCCATGCTGGTCGTCGCGAACTGCATCGCGTGGGGCAACGCCGGGACCGGGGACCAGATCGCGCAGGCGTCGACCAGCATGACCTACTCCGACCTGGAGGGCTTCGGCTCGCCGGGGGTCGACGGCAACATCGCCGAGAACCCGGGGTTCGAGGTCCCGGATCCGGAGACCGGGACGTGGTCGGGGTCCGTCTTCGACGAGGCGCACATGCAGACCGAGCTCACCGTTTCGACCGCGACGTGGACCCCGGGGGAGCTCGCCGGCCTCTTCCTGCAACCCGACGTCGGCGTCGATCGCCTCTACCGGATCGCCTTCAATTCCGCGAATTCGATCGTCGTCTGGGGAGATCTCGTGACGATGTTGGGGGATGTCAGCGGCATGCAGTTCCAGCTGCGCGACCTCCGGCTGGGCGCCTCGTCGCCGTGCGTCGACGCGGCGAACGGCACCCCGGCGCCGGACGCGGACATCCTCGGCAACCCGCGGGTCGACGATCCGGGCGTCGCCAACACCGGCACCGGCAGCCCGGTCTACGCCGACATGGGCGCGTACGAGCGCCAGCCGTAG
- a CDS encoding MarR family transcriptional regulator: MRSKPQGFTIGLDKRGSSRTVEEILSILRALEDVPYGGFQRFREAHGVTKENIKWWRRSVRKGRLGGRALTKEELAGIPRSGAEAFRVRPARPTADPEDQRIDLVQGLLFRLEAIRAEALGEPLEGQYRVLAALEEQGPLPIGVLTRLVDLGQSTMSEKADRFAARGLLIKRRSTENERIVYVELTSQGRRELAKIRRRLARVYEGLNERLSTADRTAFAISLRRLVELLRSVAG, from the coding sequence GTGCGATCCAAACCTCAGGGGTTCACGATCGGGCTGGACAAGCGCGGCAGCTCGCGGACGGTCGAGGAGATCCTCTCGATCCTGCGGGCTCTGGAGGACGTCCCGTACGGCGGGTTCCAGCGGTTCCGCGAGGCGCACGGCGTCACCAAGGAGAACATAAAATGGTGGCGCCGGTCGGTGCGCAAGGGTCGCCTGGGAGGGCGGGCGCTCACGAAGGAGGAGCTCGCCGGCATCCCGCGAAGCGGCGCCGAGGCGTTTCGCGTGCGGCCGGCTCGGCCGACGGCGGATCCGGAAGACCAACGGATCGACCTCGTCCAGGGCTTGCTGTTCCGGCTCGAGGCGATCCGCGCCGAAGCGCTCGGAGAGCCGCTGGAAGGGCAGTACCGGGTGCTCGCCGCGCTCGAGGAGCAGGGACCTTTGCCGATCGGCGTGCTGACCCGGCTCGTGGACCTCGGGCAGAGCACCATGTCCGAAAAGGCCGATAGGTTCGCCGCGCGGGGACTCCTGATCAAGCGGCGGAGCACCGAGAACGAGCGGATAGTCTACGTCGAGCTGACCTCGCAGGGGCGGCGAGAGCTCGCCAAGATCCGCCGGCGCCTCGCGCGGGTGTACGAGGGACTGAACGAACGACTCTCCACCGCCGACCGCACGGCGTTCGCGATCTCCCTGCGGCGGCTCGTGGAGCTGTTGCGATCCGTCGCGGGCTGA
- a CDS encoding ABC transporter ATP-binding protein, with the protein MHEVGESLLDVRGLHKEFLHRGNRIQVLRGLDLTVRQGEMCAVVGASGAGKSTFLHVVGTLDRPTDGSILYRGMDVTRFSSRTLSEFRNRTIGFVFQFHHLLPEFTALENTMMPGFIQGMDRGELDTAARQILDEVGLSERLTHKPGELSGGEQQRVALARALVLRPALLLADEPTGNLDAETAEGIHELFVQMNERYGTTMLLVTHNPSLAARMPRRLKLEDGAMHDIT; encoded by the coding sequence ATGCATGAAGTGGGCGAGAGCCTCCTCGACGTCCGGGGGCTGCACAAGGAGTTCCTGCACCGCGGGAACCGCATCCAAGTGTTGCGCGGCCTGGATCTGACCGTGCGCCAGGGCGAGATGTGCGCCGTGGTCGGCGCCTCGGGCGCGGGCAAGTCGACGTTCCTGCACGTGGTCGGGACCCTCGACCGGCCGACGGACGGCTCGATCCTGTACCGCGGGATGGACGTGACGCGCTTCAGCTCGCGCACCCTCTCCGAGTTCAGGAACCGCACCATCGGCTTCGTGTTCCAGTTCCACCACCTCCTCCCCGAGTTCACCGCGCTCGAGAACACGATGATGCCGGGCTTCATCCAGGGGATGGACCGGGGCGAGCTCGACACGGCGGCGCGCCAGATCCTCGACGAGGTGGGCCTCTCGGAGCGGCTGACGCACAAGCCTGGCGAGCTGTCCGGCGGAGAGCAGCAGCGCGTCGCGCTCGCCCGGGCGCTCGTCCTCAGGCCGGCGCTGCTCCTCGCCGACGAGCCGACCGGCAACCTGGACGCCGAGACGGCCGAGGGGATCCACGAGCTGTTCGTCCAGATGAACGAGCGCTACGGCACGACGATGCTGCTCGTGACCCACAACCCGTCGCTCGCCGCGCGCATGCCGCGGAGGCTCAAGCTCGAGGACGGCGCCATGCACGACATCACTTGA
- a CDS encoding OmpA family protein, with the protein MTHAVRRLSIIALAGCVLAFPLGSEARDLVQKDQGMDTRLFRPAVDTKGHFTIDSTPVLPHLSVSLSLMLDFAFNQWVAVEQDGTDAYDNTTVNRYITTQLAINLGLFDRLAVGLNLPLIIPAGDMYETDPADGNDRRGWSSPGKFGDLSIHAKMHITRANLHLIGVGLLAEYAAPTGYSEQLTGDPGGGTLGGKLIVDVEPARWYRAALNVGARYTFGYEERNYLNWDGAATNLFDYGPMLLAGVGQSFVLWPDLMDFVLEIYMSQLATRFDEGGYTSLEVNGGFKVYVEENSYLMAGYAHGIPLGATDSGYGFQSVEHRVFLGFAFEPSMPDRDGDGIPDAEDGCPDDKEDRDSFEDSDGCPDPDNDKDGIPDTEDSCPLVPEDMDKDRDEDGCPEEALDPDGDKDMDRIINSKDKCPEKPETYNGREDEDGCPDEGDVIVTDGVIKTLKKVYFEYNSDKIKKESFEILDAVASTIKSYPQINLIEIQGHADERGNERYNLNLTTKRAAAVKRYMIKKGVEAKRLRSMGYGEYCPIKLGHEEEDWEENRRVEVKVLKMNGKPTGVETGCQRAQRKGIVSPPVK; encoded by the coding sequence ATGACCCACGCCGTCCGCAGACTGAGCATCATCGCACTCGCCGGATGCGTCCTGGCGTTTCCGCTGGGCTCCGAGGCCAGGGACCTCGTCCAGAAGGACCAAGGCATGGACACGCGGCTGTTCCGGCCGGCGGTCGACACCAAGGGCCACTTCACCATCGACTCCACGCCGGTGCTGCCGCACCTCTCGGTCTCTTTGAGCCTGATGCTCGACTTCGCCTTCAACCAGTGGGTGGCGGTGGAGCAGGACGGCACCGACGCCTACGACAACACGACGGTCAATAGGTACATCACGACCCAGCTCGCGATCAACCTCGGCCTGTTCGATCGCCTGGCGGTCGGCCTCAACCTGCCGCTCATCATCCCGGCCGGTGACATGTACGAGACCGATCCGGCCGACGGCAACGACCGCCGCGGCTGGTCGAGCCCCGGCAAGTTCGGCGACCTGTCCATCCACGCCAAGATGCACATCACGCGCGCCAACCTGCACCTCATCGGCGTCGGCCTCCTCGCCGAGTACGCGGCGCCGACGGGCTACAGCGAGCAGCTCACCGGAGACCCCGGCGGGGGCACCCTGGGCGGCAAGCTGATCGTCGACGTCGAGCCCGCGCGCTGGTACCGCGCCGCGCTGAACGTCGGCGCGCGCTACACGTTCGGCTACGAGGAGCGAAACTACCTGAACTGGGACGGCGCGGCCACGAACCTCTTCGACTACGGGCCGATGCTCCTGGCCGGCGTCGGCCAGAGCTTCGTGCTGTGGCCGGATCTGATGGACTTCGTGCTCGAGATCTACATGAGCCAGCTCGCGACCAGGTTCGACGAGGGCGGCTACACCTCCCTCGAGGTGAACGGCGGCTTCAAGGTCTACGTCGAGGAGAACTCGTACCTGATGGCCGGCTACGCCCACGGCATCCCGCTCGGCGCCACCGACTCGGGCTACGGCTTCCAGAGCGTGGAGCACCGCGTCTTCCTCGGCTTCGCGTTCGAGCCCTCCATGCCCGATCGCGACGGCGACGGCATCCCGGACGCGGAGGACGGCTGCCCGGACGACAAGGAGGATCGCGACAGCTTCGAGGACTCGGACGGCTGCCCGGATCCGGACAACGACAAGGACGGCATCCCCGACACCGAGGACTCCTGCCCGCTCGTGCCGGAGGACATGGACAAGGATCGGGACGAGGACGGCTGCCCCGAGGAGGCGCTCGACCCGGACGGCGACAAGGACATGGATCGCATCATCAACTCGAAGGACAAGTGCCCGGAGAAGCCCGAGACGTACAACGGCCGGGAGGACGAGGACGGCTGCCCGGACGAGGGCGACGTCATCGTGACCGACGGCGTGATCAAGACCCTGAAGAAGGTCTACTTCGAGTACAACTCCGACAAGATCAAGAAGGAGTCGTTCGAGATCCTCGACGCCGTGGCCTCGACGATCAAGAGCTACCCGCAGATCAACCTCATCGAGATCCAGGGGCACGCGGACGAGCGCGGCAACGAGCGGTACAACCTGAACCTCACGACGAAGCGCGCGGCGGCGGTCAAGCGCTACATGATCAAGAAGGGCGTGGAGGCGAAGCGGCTGCGCTCCATGGGCTACGGCGAGTACTGCCCCATCAAGCTCGGCCACGAGGAGGAGGACTGGGAGGAGAACCGCCGCGTCGAGGTCAAGGTGCTCAAGATGAACGGCAAGCCCACCGGCGTCGAGACCGGCTGCCAGCGCGCGCAGCGCAAGGGGATCGTGTCGCCGCCCGTGAAGTAG